One part of the Aliivibrio fischeri ATCC 7744 = JCM 18803 = DSM 507 genome encodes these proteins:
- the murI gene encoding glutamate racemase — translation MPKHILIFDSGIGGLSVYKEIKYQLPLAKYIYAFDNAAFPYGELTESVLIERTTHIISKLCSKFPIDIVVIACNTASTVVLPSLRDKLDIPVVGVVPAIKPAALVSNKIGLLATPATVKRSYTYDLIKSFAPISDVQLLGSTRLVEMAEEKMIGIDVDIAELKEILSPWQNKVDTIVLGCTHFPFLKNEIKKALGNKILLIDSGEAIARRVKQLLNGDGVESAVLFEGEVFCSAPSIKEEALNHTFKELNFSSLQCLGYPKF, via the coding sequence ATGCCAAAACACATTTTGATTTTTGATTCAGGTATCGGTGGATTATCGGTATATAAAGAAATTAAATATCAGTTACCTTTAGCTAAGTATATTTATGCGTTTGATAATGCGGCATTTCCTTATGGTGAACTAACTGAATCTGTACTTATAGAAAGAACGACACACATTATCTCTAAGTTATGTTCTAAATTCCCTATCGATATCGTTGTGATTGCTTGTAATACAGCAAGCACTGTTGTACTTCCTTCTCTTAGGGATAAATTAGATATACCTGTAGTAGGTGTTGTTCCTGCCATCAAACCCGCAGCTCTGGTATCAAATAAGATTGGTTTACTTGCAACGCCTGCGACAGTAAAGAGAAGCTACACGTATGATTTGATCAAATCTTTTGCTCCTATATCTGATGTCCAGCTATTAGGCTCAACGCGACTGGTTGAAATGGCGGAAGAAAAGATGATCGGAATTGATGTAGATATTGCGGAGCTAAAAGAGATTTTATCTCCTTGGCAAAATAAAGTAGATACGATCGTTCTAGGTTGTACTCATTTTCCTTTTCTAAAGAATGAAATAAAAAAAGCACTGGGAAATAAAATATTGCTTATTGATTCTGGAGAGGCAATAGCTAGAAGGGTAAAACAATTATTGAATGGGGATGGGGTGGAAAGTGCAGTTCTTTTTGAAGGTGAGGTATTTTGTAGTGCCCCCTCTATAAAAGAAGAGGCACTAAATCATACATTCAAAGAACTAAATTTTAGTTCTCTTCAGTGTTTGGGTTACCCGAAGTTTTAG
- a CDS encoding RNA recognition motif domain-containing protein produces the protein MKSTNSNIAIIAIAALGAGAISLFPTVSPAFAFAFGAVITGFTVLTINKAPAQSNSNDSADTAPNSDQASTTLYVGNLPYRANESDVKELFAEFGDVFAVRLMKDKRTGKRRGFGFVVVATKDADNVIENLNNNEFDQRTLKVRIANDPKTSGNPNTEEN, from the coding sequence ATGAAATCTACTAATTCAAACATTGCTATTATTGCTATCGCTGCACTAGGTGCAGGAGCAATCTCTTTATTTCCAACAGTATCTCCGGCTTTTGCTTTCGCTTTTGGCGCAGTGATTACAGGTTTTACGGTTTTAACTATTAACAAAGCTCCAGCACAATCAAACTCAAATGATTCTGCTGATACTGCTCCAAACTCAGATCAAGCTAGTACTACATTATATGTGGGTAATTTACCTTATCGTGCAAATGAGTCAGATGTAAAAGAACTCTTTGCTGAATTTGGTGATGTATTTGCAGTACGTTTAATGAAAGACAAGCGTACAGGTAAAAGAAGAGGCTTTGGTTTCGTAGTAGTTGCAACAAAAGACGCTGACAACGTTATTGAAAACTTAAACAATAACGAATTTGATCAGCGAACTCTAAAAGTGCGTATTGCTAATGATCCTAAAACTTCGGGTAACCCAAACACTGAAGAGAACTAA
- a CDS encoding Dph6-related ATP pyrophosphatase, which yields MKKKVIISWSSGKDSTLTLIRLFENPDYEVVALYTTHVANEVPFQVTPLSVVQMQADLVDLPLITIELPTVFPANNEYQSLVITGLKECGIEFDSVAFGDMFCNGIVDYRKSYIEKAGWDCVFPLIGQSSRDLAEEIISLGIKTILVTTDGTQLDNQFCGKVYTRELIAQLPIEVDPCGENGEFHSLVVSAPCFKGSIQLSEMQIEKQERFTHLRYNASVLQN from the coding sequence ATGAAAAAGAAAGTTATTATTAGTTGGTCATCAGGAAAGGATTCAACCCTCACTCTTATTCGGTTGTTTGAGAATCCTGACTATGAAGTTGTTGCTTTATATACGACACATGTAGCAAATGAAGTCCCATTTCAAGTAACTCCATTATCAGTTGTTCAAATGCAAGCTGATTTAGTCGATCTGCCATTAATCACAATCGAATTACCAACCGTGTTCCCTGCTAATAATGAATATCAAAGTTTAGTCATAACTGGTTTAAAAGAATGTGGTATTGAGTTTGATTCTGTTGCTTTCGGTGACATGTTTTGCAATGGCATTGTTGATTATCGTAAAAGCTATATCGAAAAAGCAGGTTGGGACTGTGTTTTTCCTTTAATAGGGCAATCAAGCAGAGACTTGGCTGAGGAGATTATTTCATTAGGTATTAAAACTATTCTTGTTACAACTGATGGGACTCAACTTGATAATCAGTTTTGTGGAAAAGTATACACAAGAGAATTGATTGCACAGTTACCAATAGAAGTAGATCCTTGCGGAGAAAACGGTGAGTTTCATTCTTTAGTGGTTAGCGCACCATGTTTTAAAGGTTCAATCCAATTATCTGAGATGCAAATTGAAAAACAGGAGCGCTTTACTCATCTTCGTTATAACGCTTCTGTTTTACAAAACTAG